One part of the Papilio machaon chromosome 5, ilPapMach1.1, whole genome shotgun sequence genome encodes these proteins:
- the LOC106708694 gene encoding synembryn-A — protein MNEEEIKVLSIGDKSGVIQILKKFLNDNENVFTFPNLSMNNNRVSLWAALFQLIQEPSLESVHAMCLSALRILSRDKLEVDAIVCEKWIITLIEKAGLFNFLNIDDETKPAERIPKKEEAIEALKCLCNLALNSEVSRALCAHTSIAQGLVARLRSYKDIPYKDDIMLFDMKLLFILTALRQDISAKIKSELHGMDYLISCLNEIITEASVDPDVAGACGGVTGDSHCFLQDNQQAIICEILKIQFNLTLQNSLDDQVDEEEEAIYLRLMPVLTTLLSAHVSSEQKLHELRNNIVNVLVSVPSKFYPYLTPDYNEGEKPQYVYDTKNMESLQSLIQFLLHRLTITTSTSNQNEYLCPILTVLNKSARSCRAHRKYLRQEVLPPLRDVSSPPEKGSTLRNQLCRLLTTPITAIRDLVAEFLFILCKEKVGRMVKYTGFGNAAGHLAQKGLLSGGRGPVVYSSSSEDSDTEEYLEAQPHIDPVVGCTRPPRVNPFEGMTEEQKEYEAMKLVNLFDKMVSTGVVKPARVGPDGRPQPVEHVLEMREHPPNRPQS, from the exons atgaacGAAGAAGAAATCAAAGTTTTATCTATCGGTGATAAATCAGgtgtaattcaaattttaaagaaattcttAAACGAT aatgaaaatgtttttacatttccaaATTTATCAATGAACAACAACAGAGTATCCTTATGGGCTGCTTTATTTCAACTTATTCAAGAACCTTCTTTGGAATCTGTGCATGCAATGTGTTTGTCTGCTCTCAGGATATTAAG CCGAGATAAACTTGAAGTAGATGCCATAGTATGTGAGAAATggataataacattaattgaaaaagctggtctgtttaattttctaaacatTGATGATGAAACAAAACCAGCAGAGAGAATACCAAAGAAAGAAGAGGCTATCGAGGCTTTAAAATGCTTGTGTAACTTAGCATTGAATAGTGAGGTATCGAGAGCACTTTGTGCCCATACTTCTATTGCACAAGGCCTGGTTGCAAGATTGAGGTCTTACAAAGACATACCTTATAAAGATGACATTATGCTATTTGACATGAAACTGCTCTTCATTCTAACAGCTCTTAGACAAGACATATCTGCAAAGATCAAAAGTGAATTGCACGGAATGGACTATCTTATAAGTTGtttgaatgaaataattactGAAGCATCTGTTGATCCAGATGTTGCAGGTGCATGTGGTGGTGTAACTGGAGACAGCCATTGTTTCTTACAA GATAATCAACAAGCAATAatttgtgaaatattaaaaattcagttTAATCTAACATTACAAAATAGCTTAGATGACCAGGTGGATGAAGAGGAAGaggcaatttatttaagattaatGCCTGTGCTCACAACACTGCTCAGTGCACATGTGTCATCGGAGCAAAAGTTACATGAGTTacgaaataatattgttaatgtgCTAGTCAG TGTGCCATCAAAGTTTTATCCATACTTAACTCCTGATTACAATGAGGGAGAAAAGCCGCAATATGTGTATGACACTAAAAATATGGAGTCCTTACAGTCACTTATTCAGTTCCTGTTACACCGTCTCACAATAACAAcg AGTACAAGTAATCAGAATGAATATTTGTGCCCGATCTTAACTGTATTGAATAAAAGTGCACGTAGTTGTCGGGCTCATCGTAAATATCTCAGACAAGAAGTGCTGCCACCTCTGCGCGATGTATCAAGTCCTCCGGAGAAGGGATCCACACTACGCAACCAATTGTGTAGACTGCTCACAACACCAATCACCGCTATCAGAGATCTAGTTGCTGAGTTCCTATTCATATTGTGTAAGGAGAAAG TTGGGCGTATGGTGAAATACACTGGTTTTGGGAACGCTGCGGGCCACTTGGCGCAAAAGGGCCTGTTGTCTGGTGGTCGCGGCCCCGTGGTGTACTCATCGAGTAGCGAGGACTCCGATACTGAGGAGTACTTAGAAGCGCAGCCCCACATAGACCCCGTGGTGGGCTGCACGCGCCCCCCACGTGTCAACCCGTTTGAAGGCATGACAGAGGAACAG aaagaGTACGAAGCGATGAAGTTAGTGAATTTATTCGACAAGATGGTGTCAACGGGCGTGGTGAAGCCGGCGCGGGTTGGTCCTGACGGTCGGCCGCAGCCAGTCGAACATGTGCTCGAGATGAGGGAACACCCACCTAACAGACCTCAGTCCTAA
- the LOC106708703 gene encoding NADH dehydrogenase [ubiquinone] 1 alpha subcomplex subunit 9, mitochondrial, with protein MAAVALSGNLANKIIPKHGALSIIYIKSASYSTDGKPNIAAYKRGTGGRSSFNGIVATVFGCTGFVGRYVCNKLGKIGTQMILPYRSDFYDANRLKVAGDLGQVLFTPFDIRDEASIAKAVKYSNVVINLVGRDYETKNFSYTDVHVDGPRRIARICREMGVERFIHLSYLNAERHPQPLVLKKPSMYKISKYLGECAVREEFPTATIFRASDIYGSEDRFLRSLATGWRSHGNLVPVYKNGMETIKQPVYVSDVAQGIVNAARDPDTRCQVYQAIGPKRYLLADLIDWFYKLMRKDRAGYRRYDMKYDPIFFSLRVAAANMLSPAYPFGGLHWEGLEKESTTDRPEKGVPTLEDLGVALTQMEDQVPWELKPFRAYQYYLDKLGEFPQPSPPNAL; from the exons ATGGCTGCTGTAGCCTTATCCGGTAATTTagccaataaaataatac CAAAACACGGTGCTTTgagtattatttacataaagtcGGCATCGTACAGTACCGATGGTAAACCTAACATTGCTGCGTACAAGCGAGGAACCGGTGGCCGCAGTAGTTTCAATGGAATCGTGGCCACTGTTTTCGGTTGCACTGGGTTCGTAGGGAGATACGTATGCAACAAACTTGGCAAGATAGGTACTCAA ATGATTTTACCATACAGGAGTGACTTCTATGATGCTAACCGACTCAAAGTAGCAGGAGACCTTGGTCAAGTCCTCTTTACTCCCTTTGATATTCGTGATGAGGCATCTATTGCTAAAGCTGTCAAGTACTCAAATGTTGTCATCAACCTTGTGGGACGTGATTATGAAACCAAAAACTTCTCTTACACAGATGTGCATGTTGATGGGCCCAGGCGTATTGCCAG AATATGCCGAGAAATGGGTGTGGAGAGATTCATTCATCTCTCTTACTTGAATGCTGAGAGGCATCCACAGCCATTGGTATTAAAGAAACCATCAATGTATAAAATCAGCAAGTATCTCGGTGAATGTGCGGTCAGGGAAGAATTTCCAACAGCAACTATATTTCGTGCTTCCGATATTTATGGTTCTGAAGATAGATTCCTTAG ATCTTTAGCAACAGGCTGGAGGTCTCATGGTAACCTGGTGCCTGTGTATAAGAATGGCATGGAGACTATAAAGCAGCCTGTTTATGTTTCTGATGTAGCTCAGGGCATTGTGAACGCTGCTCGCGACCCTGACACTCGTTGCCAAGTCTACCAAGCTATTGG gccTAAAAGATACCTTCTCGCTGACCTCATTGACTGGTTCTACAAGTTAATGCGTAAGGACAGGGCAGGCTACAGGCGGTACGACATGAAGTATGATCCAATATTCTTCTCCCTGCGCGTAGCCGCCGCAAACATGCTGTCTCCTGCTTACCCATTTGGTGGATTGCACTGGGAAGGTTTGGAaaag GAATCAACTACTGACCGACCCGAAAAAGGTGTGCCTACCTTGGAAGACTTGGGTGTGGCATTGACACAAATGGAAGATCAAGTGCCATGGGAACTGAAGCCGTTCCGTGCTTATCAATATTACTTGGACAAACTTGGGGAATTCCCTCAACCATCACCACCAAATGCCCTGTAA
- the LOC106708732 gene encoding 40S ribosomal protein S10 encodes MLMPKQNRVSIYEYLFKEGVMVAKKDYHAPKHPDLEKIPNLQVIKAMQSLKSRGYVKEQFAWRHFYWYLTNEGIEYLRIFLHLPPEIVPATLKRSVRTETVRRGAVGRTDAPTRTTEDRSAYRRAPTTPGAPHDKKADVGPGSADLEFRGGYGRGRPAP; translated from the exons ATGTTGATGCCTAAACAAAACCGTGTTTCCATCTATGAATACTTATTCAAAGAAGGAGTCATGGTAGCCAAGAAGGACTACCATGCACCTAAGCATCCTGATCTAGAAAAGATTCCTAACCTGCAAGTGATAAAAGCTATGCAGTCCCTCAAATCTAGAGGTTATGTCAAGGAACAATTTGCGTGGAGGCATTTCTACTG GTACCTAACCAATGAGGGTATTGAGTACCTAAGAATATTCCTCCACCTGCCACCTGAAATTGTACCAGCGACACTTAAGCGGTCAGTGCGAACAGAGACAGTGCGTCGTGGTGCAGTGGGCAGGACAGATGCTCCAACCCGTACCACAGAGGACCGGTCTGCATACCGTCGTGCCCCCACCACACCTGGTGCCCCACATGATAAAAAGGCTGATGTTGGCCCTGGCTCTGCTGATTTGGAATTC AGAGGAGGCTATGGACGTGGCAGGCCAGCTCCTTga
- the LOC106708750 gene encoding splicing factor 3A subunit 2, with the protein MDFQNRPGGKTGGGGVASWSESNRDRRERLRQLALETIDLNKDPYFMKNHLGSYECKLCLTLHNNEGSYLAHTQGKKHQANLARRAAKEAKEAPQQLAPEKPRIEPKKFVKIGRPGYRVTKQKDPDSGQQSLLFQVDYPEIAEGVQPRHRFMSAYEQKIEPPDRRWQYLLFAAEPYETIAFKVPSREVEKHDTKFWTHWNKDTKQFFLQFAFKIEPLRMPPAPPKLWENHGIRLPPPPGANLMGVPPPPPLLPVPPPPPSM; encoded by the exons ATGGACTTCCAAAATAGACCCGGTGGTAAAACCGGAGGCGGCGGTGTAGCCTCTTGGTCCGAAAGCAACCGAGATCGTCGCGAAAGACTCCGTCAGCTTGCTTTGGAAACTATTGACTTAAATAAAGACCCATACTTTATGAAAAATCATTTGG GGTCATATGAGTGTAAACTTTGTTTAACTCTTCATAACAACGAGGGTAGCTATTTAGCTCATACTCAGGGAAAGAAGCATCAAGCTAATTTAGCTCGAAGAGCTGCCAAGGAGGCCAAAGAAGCACCGCAACAATTAGCACCCGAAAAGCCAAGAATAGAGCCTAagaagtttgtaaaaattggTCGACCTGGTTATAgagtaacaaaacaaaaagacCCTGATAGTGGTCAACAAAGCTTGCTTTTTCAAGTTGATTACCCAG AAATTGCTGAAGGTGTGCAGCCAAGACATCGCTTTATGTCTGCTTATGAGCAGAAAATAGAGCCACCGGACCGCAGGTGGCAGTACCTGCTCTTTGCCGCGGAGCCTTACGAGACTATAGCATTCAAAGTGCCAAGTCGTGAGGTAGAGAAGCATGACACCAAGTTTTGGACTCACTGGAATAAGGATACAAAACAATTCTTTTTGCagtttgcatttaaaattgaacCTTTACGAATGCCTCCTGCCCCTCCTAAATTATGGGAGAATCATGGTATCAGATTACCTCCTCCACCTGGAGCTAATCTTATGGGGGTACCTCCTCCTCCACCATTACTGCCAGTTCCACCTCCTCCACCGTCAATGTAA
- the LOC106708709 gene encoding spindle pole body component 110, with product MFSKAKRFEPILRLGTNKTQSSNESSQKTKVSAPKLQQKSLATPIKINSDAQSHCSSVSSVKSFVTPKPVKPYIATKSKVTSSLKKTNNNDNKKNISKKPSTNVPDLVKEQEVEIRNKDQTISEYNRQIEDLKNEIAALQRKLGETSLLTETNTDIESLNKKLCLVNLCDTDVQKDEVTVENSDSTVKKLQDEISKLETQCDKLEKEVSSKQVELTALEEVIVIRDSLCQDLQNKLTDMNICLEETKQRLEMVKGHHALALEANESIRREYKAELESLKTKMDEEKQAILSKSKTEQENIKSHYKTLISSIREQTIAEKDAEIADLQDKLVTKEREMKAKLEQVQEAADEKLKLCEIQFEERSRSIQEHCSLNEQKIQNLESEITDLKYKLSVCEDQKSKTHNQVLYLEKENGNLKIEKSKLAQELVQLKEESKKTVIDYENKINKLTLDVERAIKDKNKFEMSLSVTRDIVQVLTMRLRESDTELEQLEGKIQSLTNSKEAVETELTTCKKTLDNTLIECNEYKEALVNILKSKAALAKEHNRIMEHNVTLIESLQNVEKEAYRELGTIKTELIEDVEILKKESDSQIQMLREEVEKKQRLCMAAREHAGQATAAAEQSRALLAHAANEIARLETDNERLQKQIQDQQSVVVELSLLRQENEELTMMMVKQSSMMDKMKKEVEQLQVAPRSPSFGRKTIKIGKENIQTVVSPLRERNQL from the exons ATGTTTTCAAAAGCTAAAAGATTTGAACCAATTTTGCGTTTAG GCACAAATAAAACTCAGTCAAGCAATGAATCTAGTCAGAAAACGAAGGTATCAGCTCCAAAATTGCAGCAAAAATCTTTAGCCActccaattaaaattaacagtgATGCACAATCACATTGCAGTTCTGTGTCCAGTGTAAAATCATTTGTAACG cCAAAACCAGTTAAGCCTTATATAGCTACCAAGTCAAAAGTAACAAGTTCATTAAAGAAGACTAATAACAatgataataagaaaaatattagtaaaaaaccATCCACTAATGTTCCAGATCTTGTTAAGGAACAAGAAGTTGAAATCAG AAATAAAGATCAAACAATATCAGAATATAATAGACAaattgaagatttaaaaaatgaaatcgcagctttacaaagaaaattgggtgaaacaagtttattaacAGAAACTAATACAGAtattgaaagtttaaataaaaaactatgtCTAGTAAATTTATGTGATACAGATGTTCAGAAAGATGAGGTAACAGTTGAGAATTCAGATTctactgtaaaaaaattacaggacgaaataagtaaattagaaACACAATGtgataaattagaaaaagaaGTGAGCAGTAAACAGGTGGAACTAACAGCATTGGAAGAAGTTATTGTTATAAGAGATAGTTTGTGTCAAGATTTACAGAACAAATTAACTGATATGAACATTTGCCTTGAAGAAACTAAACAGAGATTAGAGATGGTAAAAGGTCACCATGCATTAGCTCTAGAGGCCAATGAAAGCATAAGACGGGAATACAAAGCAGAATTAGAaagtttgaaaacaaaaatggaTGAAGAAAAGCAAGCAATCCttagtaaaagtaaaacagagcaagaaaatattaaatctcattataaaactttgataaGTTCAATCAGGGAACAAACAATTGCAGAAAAAGATGCAGAGATTGCAGATTTACAAGATAAGTTGGTTACAAAAGAGAGAGAAATGAAAGCAAAGTTAGAGCAAGTTCAAGAAGCTGcagatgaaaaattaaaattatgtgaaaTACAGTTTGAAGAGCGCAGTCGGAGCATTCAGGAACATTGTTCACTGAATGAgcagaaaatacaaaatttggAAAGTGAAATAACAGATCTTAAGTACAAGTTAAGTGTTTGTGAAGATCAAAAAAGTAAGACTCATAATCAAGTTCTTTACTTAGAGAAGGAAAATggtaatttgaaaatagaaaaatcaaaGCTTGCTCAGGAGTTAGTGCAACTAAAAGAAGAATCTAAGAAAACAGTAATTGATTACGAAAATAAGATCAATAAGTTAACTTTAGATGTTGAGAGAGCAATAAAAGACAAGAACAAGTTTGAAATGTCCCTTTCCGTTACAAGAGATATTGTACAAGTTCTGACAATGCGTCTGAGGGAGTCCGATACAGAGTTAGAACAGTTGGAAGGCAAAATACAATCATTGACTAACTCAAAAGAGGCAGTGGAAACCGAACTAACGACAtgcaaaaaaactttagatAATACATTAATAGAATGCAATGAGTACAAAGAGGCCCTGGTTAATATTCTAAAATCCAAAGCGGCTCTGGCAAAGGAACACAACCGCATAATGGAACACAACGTTACACTCATTGAGAGCCTTCAGAATGTAGAGAAAGAGGCGTATCGAGAACTTGGCACTATTAAAACTGAGCTCATTGAAGATGTGGAAATATTGAAAAAGGAATCTGATTCTCAAATTCAAATGCTTCGTGAAGag gTTGAAAAGAAGCAAAGACTATGTATGGCGGCGCGGGAGCACGCGGGACAGGCGACGGCGGCCGCGGAGCAGTCGCGAGCACTTCTCGCACACGCCGCCAATGAGATAGCTCGCCTCGAGACTGACAATGAGCGGCTACAGAAACAG atTCAAGATCAACAATCGGTCGTCGTTGAGCTATCTTTACTGCGGCAAGAAAATGAAGAACTTACAATGATGATGGTGAAGCAGTCCTCTATGATGGACAAAATGAAGAAAGAAGTAGAACAGTTGCAAGTAGCGCCCAGATCACCTTCCTTCGGCCGAAAAACCATTAAAAttggaaaagaaaatattcaaacagTCGTTTCTCCTCTGAGGGAACGGAATCAGttataa